One part of the Lotus japonicus ecotype B-129 chromosome 2, LjGifu_v1.2 genome encodes these proteins:
- the LOC130737562 gene encoding uncharacterized protein LOC130737562, whose product MPGGATVCSGHRFLCLLLPDSTRPRLTNPTTTTRSRSSVSVQLQYSKLFLKPNNGFGSKLSLTPRAADSSTTQPLGASTNNTTLVPDDDFSISKVSFGVIGLGVGVTLLSYGFGAYFNILPGSEWSALMLTYGFPLAIIGMALKYAELKPVPCLTYSDAQRLQDKCATPILKQVKSDVTRYRYGDEQHLDEALKRIFQYGQGGGIPRRSAPVLQMIREEVTQDGKYVLVLVFEAKALQLSDFEKRQAKFTSFFGPGVTAEVGKSEKDLYEVRLISNTDPSASPS is encoded by the exons ATGCCAGGAGGAGCCACCGTCTGCTCCGGCCACCGGTTTCTCTGCCTCCTTCTTCCCGATTCAACTCGTCCCCGACTCACcaacccaacaacaacaactcgcTCACGCTCCTCCGTCTCAGTTCAGCTCCAATATTCCAAGCTTTTCCTGAAACCCAACAATGGCTTCGGTTCCAAGTTGAGTCTCACTCCAAGAGCTGCTGATTCTtcaaccacccaacctctcgGTGCTTCCACCAACAACACAACGCTTGTTCCTGACGATGATTTCTCCATTTCTAAG GTTTCATTTGGTGTGATTGGTCTAGGTGTTGGAGTCACACTATTATC ATATGGATTTGGGGCATATTTTAACATTCTCCCTGGATCTGAATGGTCAGCTTTAATGTTAACATATGGCTTCCCTCTTGCTATTATTGGCATGGCTCTCAAG TATGCAGAACTTAAACCTGTCCCATGCCTAACATATTCAGATGCTCAAAGATTGCAGGACAAATGTGCAACTCCTATTCTGAAACAG GTGAAGAGCGATGTTACCAGATATCGCTATGGAGATGAACAGCACTTGGATGAAGCACTGAAACGGATATTCCAATATGGTCAA GGAGGAGGAATACCAAGAAGAAGTGCGCCGGTTCTACAAATGATTCGTGAAGAA GTAACACAAGATGGTAAATACGTTTTGGTCTTGGTTTTCGAGGCCAAGGCTCTGCAGCTGTCGGATTTTGAAAAGAGACAG GCTAAATTTACTTCATTCTTTGGGCCTGGAGTTACAGCTGAAGTTG GCAAGAGCGAAAAAGACTTATATGAGGTTCGACTTATATCCAATACAGACCCCAGTGCCTCTCCATCATGA